The nucleotide sequence ACATCTAGATGCGGTTGCTAGCCAAAGAACTTGTATCAGAAGCCAATTGGGGTAAATGCTACACTTGAAAGGAGGGGTGGGAAAGTATGTCGGGTATGGGTGTTCGAGTGCCTAGTAATACAAACATACGAACGTAgctaaatatatgtatgtgtaaATTAATCACAATTAATTCggaaaatatttacaaaaaatacTCCATCCAAGTCCCAACCATTCGCAAAGCACGAGTCCCAACCCGTTGTCCTTGTTCGATTCGGATTTACAACTCAAGTTTTCAGCTTCAGCCACGTCGTCTCCACCTGATGATTATGCCCGTTCCGGGCACTTGGTCTGGACGATGGGAGCCTTGACCTGGAGACCCGGTCCTGCCTCCGCCAGCATGGCCGTGTGCACAATAATGGCCGGCTGGTCCTCGCTCTGGGGATGCAGTTCGTGCGACTCGCCGGGCGTGAGGCTGGCCAGGGCGGCAAGAAGGTCGTGGTTGACCAGCGGCTCGCCCTCTTCGCGCGGCTCCCAGCCAGCTGGCGGAGAGGCGGGCGGCGAGATGAGGAACTGTTTGACCGGCGCCGGTGGCTGCAGGTTCTTGTTGTTCACCGGTGTCACCGGCTGGGCGAAGTAGCAGGTTATCACCGTCTTCTTGTTGAACTCGTACTGATGCAGCTTGATCCGCGCATTGGCCGCCGCAATAGCATTGTCATAGTTCACCCGCAGGCGGCGGAAGCTGCGCAGCCATTGGAACGTGGCCGATTCGCTGAACGTGCGAAATAGCTCCTCCATGGAGTGCTTCAGCTCCGGATTGGCAAACACCTCCGAGTGGATGTTGGTCACGATAATCGAGGTGGGTAGGTCGTCGAACGAATCGGCGTCCACCTCCGGCTCTGTGTCGCTGTCGACGTCCCCCTCTTTGGGGAGCGTCGGATGCTGATTGGGTAGGCCGTCGGCGGCGTTGATGAAGATGTCCTGGTCCGGCGATAGCTTGTCTATGCTCCCGCCACCGCTGCTATTCTGGGTCGACTTCAGTTTGTTCTTGCTCTTGCCGTTGGAGCTTATATTGTTGTTGTGATTGCCCCGTGGGGTGGTCGGAGTGGCTGCACTGCTCTCCTCAGCTCCTCCAGCGGGAGCGTCAGGAGTGGCCGGATCAGGTGCATCAACGGACGCATTGTTGTTGGACTTGGCCGCGTCGGACATGGCTGgctaaaaaaaagagagaACATTTATATAAGTAACATCAAAAAAATGGGCATTTGTTAAATGTATTTCCAGTTAAGCTCATTAAAAGTAATTAGCACATTTTTATGGGTAAATTTCTTTGGGGAAGCGTGGGCTGTTTAAAAGAGTTATTTATGTGAAAAGCATTACTGGCTATATTTATACACATACGGTTTATAATTATAGCCCCTAATGGCAAGGATTTTACAGTAATTGTATGCAACAGTCAATGACATTTGCCATAAATAGTACTGTCAGTTGACTAACCTTCACCTTCAAacatttctaaaaaattggTAAACAGCGCTTGGAAATTAACTTTGCACAATGGCCGAGGGTGTTGAATTGAGGTTTTTGTTTACGTAATATAGTGTAACAAATTTCAAGCGCCACGCTACGAcaataagaaattgtttactcCTTCAGAGCTTCAAACCAATTACGAGACCAAAAACTACAAACGTGTCTGAGTTGTGAAGAGGAGTGGTTGTTATAAGGAAGTGGGACGACGCAGCGCGAGGACTTAAGTATCGACACGTGAAGCCAATCAATAGGTCTACCCAGGGGTTGGAGTGCCCTGGGGGGATCCAATGGTGACGCACTGTTGATTCACAACTGCTCTTGATTTTATTGTTATGCCTGCCTGGCACAACCTTTCGAGGAGGGAAAAGCGCCAGACGGGTGATTAATAGTGGCGAATTTTTTtgtgaatgaatgaatgagtGAGGAACTGGCGCCGCGGTGCTGGCGTCAGAACAAGATTGGTGACGTGTGTCTGGTTTCGCACCTGTGACCGCCACGAAACCCCCTTTCTACTCCCTGTAAATCCAAGGGAACTCGTGGTTGTGTTTCATTATAATAATAACTGCCAGTCGTGGTTCTGGATGGGTGCCCATTTGTATGCTATAAAAATAGCATTTCTCTTAGTGTTTTATTGTGACCCATGAATCAGCTATATGCAGTGAGTTAGTTAATTATACGCTGTTTACCCCTGGGGGTAGCTATTTTGGCCAAATGCAAATGGTTCCTTGTGTCGGCTTGGGTAAACGAAATTAGCTTAGTTTTTGGGTGAGAAATTTGCAAAAGTTTTTACGATTTTGTGGTTGGAGGGGGTAGCTGAAATTGTTTGCTTTGTATTCCTTAATTAATACTTTGGGCATAAATTAAAACCCAGCTTTGCCAGAACTTTTTATGGATTTTAATTAGATTTGGGAGTTAATcgattataataataaagagACATTGTGATAGATAATAATAACACAGTTCTGCTTATCCTTTAAGTCGATGGTGGAATTTAGGCACTCAGCttgaaaatttcaatttaatttagttCCTAATCTCCGATGAGTagtaaacatttttcttaaGATCTTGATCTATTTTAAGCACGCAAATAAGCGGCATTTATTATAAAGTGGATTGCTTTTTAAGGTAATTAAATTGCAACACCCCATTGATGATAAGCCATCTTACTTATGCACTCCGAAAAATGAATAACCACTTGAAGAAGGGCGATGGGTTGGTTTTAAAGCCTGCCAGACGCGACTCGGGAGCCCCTTTCCCCTGCTTTCACTTTCCTTTATGGCCACTTTTTTGTTGTTGACTTTCACCTCAACGCAGCCAGGCAGAACAAGAACAGCAAACGGCGTAGctaacaataaaaacaaaggcCAAAAAAAGAACCCAAACGACGACGAGTTGATCTATTTCCGGATGATTGATTTCCTTGAAAGGACACACCCACACAATTGTTACTTGTGCTTCCACAGGAAGTGGAGATGATGGTGTTGTATGGGTTTTCGTTTCCCGGGGAAATGGGTGAAACTCGTTCATGACGTGTGTACTTTGTTTGCCGTGCAGCTTGATCCCTATCTCAGGAGCAGAGTAAG is from Drosophila suzukii chromosome 3, CBGP_Dsuzu_IsoJpt1.0, whole genome shotgun sequence and encodes:
- the sra gene encoding protein sarah; its protein translation is MSDAAKSNNNASVDAPDPATPDAPAGGAEESSAATPTTPRGNHNNNISSNGKSKNKLKSTQNSSGGGSIDKLSPDQDIFINAADGLPNQHPTLPKEGDVDSDTEPEVDADSFDDLPTSIIVTNIHSEVFANPELKHSMEELFRTFSESATFQWLRSFRRLRVNYDNAIAAANARIKLHQYEFNKKTVITCYFAQPVTPVNNKNLQPPAPVKQFLISPPASPPAGWEPREEGEPLVNHDLLAALASLTPGESHELHPQSEDQPAIIVHTAMLAEAGPGLQVKAPIVQTKCPERA